The Arachis hypogaea cultivar Tifrunner chromosome 14, arahy.Tifrunner.gnm2.J5K5, whole genome shotgun sequence genome has a segment encoding these proteins:
- the LOC112743933 gene encoding uncharacterized protein isoform X1, giving the protein MGNGSSVSREHEEWRRLTDAAAKREKELQETINKLQESERERRLLIEMLTSNLEDTKKKLIVSDSKVRQLENRLHEERLTTAHGVKKIGELDQEKRRLMKDLESEKAAREEALSKVSVLELQINAAMQDLDSERRRLRGARERLKLQETQLRAFHSTCEVIQILFARQQEQLKSMQRTLEDEENGVVSGASGREKQLTEEHSNNDVKARMATTVQKHDDRDQIQVSSNEASVFEKHDPDKKCEEHRNMKEVDQVQTSANEASVTEKHPSDITSEECRNAHETDQVQTSTNEDSVTEKHHSDIRSEESQKTHETDQVKTSTNEASSTEKSHSDIRSEECQNTHEEDQIQSSINEGRVTSKNDSDVRGEQRQNTHEFNCADHDHDVRGGFGSNSDVGTETSMIKGDAGSTEPVLKTESCRDRSEQNIDLNESGPLDMDTRQFDEGINAQETEEHAQIPDHKVLHLLLPCSPIETDKTTKDNKAEEAVRTADLLTPEAAAAGQKEQQEFLHLI; this is encoded by the exons ATGGGAAACGGTTCAAGTGTTTCTCGGGAACACGAGGAATGGAGACGACTCACTGATGCTGCtgctaaaagagaaaaagagctaCAAGAAACAATAAATAAGCTTCAG GAGTCTGAGAGAGAAAGGCGTTTGCTCATCGAGATGTTGACGTCAAATCTT GAGGATACCAAGAAGAAGCTAATTGTCTCTGATAGTAAGGTTCGCCAATTGGAAAACCGATTACATGAAGAGAGGCTGACCACTGCACACGGAGTAAAG AAAATTGGAGAACTTGATCAGGAAaaaagaagattaatgaaagacCTTGAGAGTGAAAAG GCAGCTCGTGAAGAAGCACTCTCCAAAGTTTCTGTTCTTGAGCTTCAGATAAATGCTGCAATGCAAGATCTTGATTCAGAGAGGCGGAGGTTAAGAGGTGCCAGGGAAAGGCTAAAGCTTCA GGAAACACAACTTCGGGCATTTCATTCAACATGTGAGGTGATACAAATACTGTTTGCTAGGCAGCAGGAGCAATTAAAGTCTATGCAAAGAACTCTTGAAGACGAAGAGAATGGAGTCGTCAGTGGAGCCTCAGGCAGAGAAAAACAGCTTACTGAGGAACATAGTAACAATGATGTTAAGGCAAGAATGGCTACTACTGTGCAGAAGCACGATGACAGAGATCAAATTCAAGTTTCAAGCAATGAAGCAAGTGTCTTTGAGAAACATGACCCTGATAAAAAGTGTGAAGAACACCGAAATATGAAAGAGGTGGATCAAGTTCAAACTTCAGCCAATGAAGCAAGTGTCACTGAGAAGCATCCTTCTGATATTACAAGTGAAGAATGCCGAAATGCACATGAAACAGATCAAGTTCAAACTTCAACCAACGAAGATAGTGTCACTGAGAAGCATCACTCTGATATTAGAAGTGAAGAATCCCAAAAGACACATGAAACAGATCAAGTTAAAACTTCAACCAACGAAGCAAGTAGCACTGAGAAGAGTCATTCTGATATTAGAAGTGAAGAATGCCAAAATACACATGAAGAAGACCAAATTCAAAGTTCAATCAATGAAGGACGTGTCACTAGTAAGAATGATTCTGATGTAAGAGGAGAACAACGCCAAAATACACATGAGTTCAACTGTGCAGATCATGACCATGATGTTAGAGGTGGCTTTGGTTCTAATAGTGACGTTGGCACAGAAACATCCATGATAAAAGGAGATGCCGGAAGTACCGAGCCAGTTCTCAAAACTGAGAGTTGTAGAGATCGTAGTGAACAGAATATTGATTTGAACGAAAGTGGCCCACTGGATATGGACACTAGACAGTTTGATGAGGGTATAAATGCACAAGAAACTGAGGAGCATGCTCAAATACCTGATCACAAAGTTTTACATTTATTGCTACCATGTTCTCCTATAGAAACTGATAAAACAACCAAGGATAACAAAGCTGAAGAAGCAGTTAGAACAGCTGATCTTTTAACTCCTGAAGCTGCTGCAGCCGGACAGAAAGAACAGCAAGAATTTTTGCATCTGATTTGA
- the LOC112740578 gene encoding uncharacterized protein encodes MGNDHSSCRAQGAALQNRIDWLQRLVNERSQQINTLESMLGNVRQQLALSDDKVRQLEAELSKTKLTAANGTKKVEELEQETRRLRRELESEKANGKQLSDQLLSTATLLLGLQVEIRQLSNDAVTREKELQEATIKLQELDRENCLLVETLRSKLDHTKQILDASNNRVRQLETQIHEEKLTIENGMKKIEELEDEARILREELESEKAVREEVWNKASVLELEKGETMRDLDSERQRLRGVNERLMLHETQLQALDSTTELIQMLFTNQLKTMQSTLEDEENFESTFVDMDGEISCKEKEVDNVGAEAMVEGNGRGTEQGLEIECCASHDEENIDLEKISCPDCDNRQFDDEIDVNTQETEYAQTPDHEALPHLPSYSSIEKTVEDSQCGRKIRTADLLFSQGCGCALNDSNVSEIESQRNPSSAAAGEGNERQVLLLLN; translated from the exons ATGGGAAATGATCATAGTAGTTGCAGGGCTCAAGGAGCAGCCCTACAAAATCGAATAGATTGGCTTCAG AGGTTAGTTAATGAAAGATCTCAGCAGATCAATACCTTGGAGTCCATGCTG GGAAATGTTAGGCAACAGTTAGCTCTCTCTGATGATAAGGTTCGCCAGTTGGAAGCCGAGTTAAGCAAGACGAAGCTGACCGCTGCAAATGGAACAAAG AAAGTAGAAGAACTTGAACAAGAAACAAGAAGACtaaggagagaacttgagagtgaAAAG GCGAACGGAAAGCAACTGAGCGATCAGCTGCTTTCAACTGCTACTTTGTTGTTGGGGCTACAAGTGGAAATAAGACAACTTTCTAATGATGCCGTAACAAGAGAAAAAGAACTACAAGAAGCAACTATAAAGCTTCAG GAATTGGACAGAGAAAACTGTTTGCTCGTCGAAACCTTGAGGTCCAAGCTG GATCATACTAAACAAATATTAGATGCTTCGAATAATAGGGTTCGCCAGTTGGAAACGCAAATACATGAAGAGAAACTAACCATAGAAAATGGAATGAAG aaaatagaagaacTTGAAGATGAAGCAAGAATATTAAGGGAAGAGCTTGAGAGCGAAAAG GCAGTGCGAGAAGAAGTATGGAATAAAGCTTCTGTTCTTGAGCTTGAGAAAGGTGAGACAATGAGAGATCTTGATTCTGAGAGGCAGAGGTTAAGAGGAGTCAACGAAAGACTTATGCTTCA CGAAACACAACTACAAGCCCTTGATTCCACTACTGAGTTGATACAAATGTTGTTTACTAATCAATTAAAGACTATGCAGAGTACTCTTGAAGATGAAGAGAACTTTGAGAGTACTTTTGTAGATATGGATGGAGAAATATCatgcaaagaaaaagaagttgaTAATGTTGGCGCGGAAGCTATGGTGGAGGGAAATGGCAGAGGTACTGAGCAGGGTCTTGAGATTGAGTGTTGCGCAAGTCATGACGAAGAGAATATTGATTTGGAGAAAATATCTTGTCCGGACTGTGACAATAGGCAGTTTGATGATGAAATTGATGTCAATACACAAGAAACTGAGTATGCTCAAACACCTGATCATGAAGCCTTACCTCACTTGCCATCTTATAGCAGCATCGAAAAAACTGTTGAGGATAGCCAATGTGGACGCAAAATCAGAACGGCTGATCTTTTATTTTCTCAAGGTTGTGGCTGCGCATTGAATGATTCGAATGTTTCGGAGATTGAGAGTCAGAGAAATCCTTCTAGTGCTGCTGCCGGCGAAGGCAATGAACGGCAAGTATTGTTGCTTCTCAATTGA
- the LOC112743933 gene encoding uncharacterized protein isoform X2: MGNGSSVSREHEEWRRLTDAAAKREKELQETINKLQESERERRLLIEMLTSNLEDTKKKLIVSDSKVRQLENRLHEERLTTAHGVKKIGELDQEKRRLMKDLESEKAAREEALSKVSVLELQINAAMQDLDSERRRLRGARERLKLQQQEQLKSMQRTLEDEENGVVSGASGREKQLTEEHSNNDVKARMATTVQKHDDRDQIQVSSNEASVFEKHDPDKKCEEHRNMKEVDQVQTSANEASVTEKHPSDITSEECRNAHETDQVQTSTNEDSVTEKHHSDIRSEESQKTHETDQVKTSTNEASSTEKSHSDIRSEECQNTHEEDQIQSSINEGRVTSKNDSDVRGEQRQNTHEFNCADHDHDVRGGFGSNSDVGTETSMIKGDAGSTEPVLKTESCRDRSEQNIDLNESGPLDMDTRQFDEGINAQETEEHAQIPDHKVLHLLLPCSPIETDKTTKDNKAEEAVRTADLLTPEAAAAGQKEQQEFLHLI, translated from the exons ATGGGAAACGGTTCAAGTGTTTCTCGGGAACACGAGGAATGGAGACGACTCACTGATGCTGCtgctaaaagagaaaaagagctaCAAGAAACAATAAATAAGCTTCAG GAGTCTGAGAGAGAAAGGCGTTTGCTCATCGAGATGTTGACGTCAAATCTT GAGGATACCAAGAAGAAGCTAATTGTCTCTGATAGTAAGGTTCGCCAATTGGAAAACCGATTACATGAAGAGAGGCTGACCACTGCACACGGAGTAAAG AAAATTGGAGAACTTGATCAGGAAaaaagaagattaatgaaagacCTTGAGAGTGAAAAG GCAGCTCGTGAAGAAGCACTCTCCAAAGTTTCTGTTCTTGAGCTTCAGATAAATGCTGCAATGCAAGATCTTGATTCAGAGAGGCGGAGGTTAAGAGGTGCCAGGGAAAGGCTAAAGCTTCA GCAGCAGGAGCAATTAAAGTCTATGCAAAGAACTCTTGAAGACGAAGAGAATGGAGTCGTCAGTGGAGCCTCAGGCAGAGAAAAACAGCTTACTGAGGAACATAGTAACAATGATGTTAAGGCAAGAATGGCTACTACTGTGCAGAAGCACGATGACAGAGATCAAATTCAAGTTTCAAGCAATGAAGCAAGTGTCTTTGAGAAACATGACCCTGATAAAAAGTGTGAAGAACACCGAAATATGAAAGAGGTGGATCAAGTTCAAACTTCAGCCAATGAAGCAAGTGTCACTGAGAAGCATCCTTCTGATATTACAAGTGAAGAATGCCGAAATGCACATGAAACAGATCAAGTTCAAACTTCAACCAACGAAGATAGTGTCACTGAGAAGCATCACTCTGATATTAGAAGTGAAGAATCCCAAAAGACACATGAAACAGATCAAGTTAAAACTTCAACCAACGAAGCAAGTAGCACTGAGAAGAGTCATTCTGATATTAGAAGTGAAGAATGCCAAAATACACATGAAGAAGACCAAATTCAAAGTTCAATCAATGAAGGACGTGTCACTAGTAAGAATGATTCTGATGTAAGAGGAGAACAACGCCAAAATACACATGAGTTCAACTGTGCAGATCATGACCATGATGTTAGAGGTGGCTTTGGTTCTAATAGTGACGTTGGCACAGAAACATCCATGATAAAAGGAGATGCCGGAAGTACCGAGCCAGTTCTCAAAACTGAGAGTTGTAGAGATCGTAGTGAACAGAATATTGATTTGAACGAAAGTGGCCCACTGGATATGGACACTAGACAGTTTGATGAGGGTATAAATGCACAAGAAACTGAGGAGCATGCTCAAATACCTGATCACAAAGTTTTACATTTATTGCTACCATGTTCTCCTATAGAAACTGATAAAACAACCAAGGATAACAAAGCTGAAGAAGCAGTTAGAACAGCTGATCTTTTAACTCCTGAAGCTGCTGCAGCCGGACAGAAAGAACAGCAAGAATTTTTGCATCTGATTTGA
- the LOC112743932 gene encoding pentatricopeptide repeat-containing protein At3g16610-like yields the protein MFLLKVGDKLKIPGFKKVIPGLCFNRFQLRDEFESNHWYVALLESCIQSKSLSQGKIIHQHIIKNNSNIKDFSIILDKLTHLYVKCNEVELARQVFEKIPNPSVVCWNMMIRAYAWNGPFQQAIDLYYKMLQLGVTPNKFTFPFILKACSALQDIQVGQEIHKHAEQLGLEMDVYVCTALVDMYAKCGDLFQAQTLFNCMSSRDIVAWNAIIAGFSLHTLHNETMELLVQMQQAGIVPNSSTIVAVLPTVGQANALSQGKAIHGYSLRKMFSDSVVVGTGLLDMYAKCHHLSYARKIFDRMKQKNEICWTAMIGGYVACDFMTNALALFDEMVHVYELNPTPVTLASILRACAKLTNLNKGQSLHCYMIKSRMDLDTTVGNSLISMYAKCGMMEDAVGFLEEMTSKDTVSYSGIMSGCVQNGHAEKALLIFRQMQLSGFEPDLATMMALLPACSHLAALQHGACCHGYSVIRGFTSESSICNAIIDMYSKCGKIHISRKVFDRMHKRDVVSWNTMIIGYGIHGQCTEALSLFHESQVSGLKPDDVTFVAVLSACSHSGLVKEGKYWFNAMNQEFSITPRMAHYICMVDLLARAGNLDEAYIFIQRMPFEPDVRVWSSLLAACRTHRNIEMGEEVSKRIQKLGPESTGNFVLMSNIYSSVGRWDDAAQIRTIQQHQGYKKSPGCSWVEVSGIIHGFIGGDQSHPQSASINKKLQELLVQMKRLGYSADSNFVLHDVEEEEKEQILLYHSEKIAIAFGLLNISPSKPILVTKNLRICVDCHSAIKFMALITNREIIVRDASRFHHFKNGICNCGDFW from the coding sequence ATGTTTCTATTAAAAGTAGGGGACAAGTTGAAGATTCCAGGTTTTAAAAAGGTAATTCCTGGATTATGTTTTAATAGATTCCAGTTGAGAGATGAGTTTGAGTCAAATCATTGGTACGTGGCCCTACTTGAATCCTGCATCCAATCCAAATCTCTTTCTCAAGGGAAGATTATACATCAACATATCATTAAGAACAATTCTAATATCAAAGATTTCTCCATTATCCTTGACAAGCTTACTCATCTCTATGTTAAATGTAATGAAGTCGAACTTGCccgccaagtgtttgagaaaattcCAAACCCAAGTGTTGTTTGTTGGAACATGATGATCAGAGCTTATGCCTGGAATGGACCCTTTCAACAAGCCATAGATTTGTACTATAAGATGTTGCAACTTGGGGTGACACCCAATAAATTCACTTTCCCTTTTATTCTCAAAGCTTGTTCGGCTCTGCAAGATATACAAGTTGGGCAAGAAATCCACAAGCATGCCGAGCAACTTGGTCTCGAAATGGACGTTTATGTTTGCACAGCCTTGGTTGACATGTATGCCAAATGTGGAGATTTGTTTCAAGCACAAACCTTATTTAATTGTATGTCCAGCAGGGATATTGTGGCATGGAATGCCATCATTGCTGGGTTTTCACTGCATACACTTCACAATGAAACTATGGAGTTACTTGTACAAATGCAACAAGCAGGAATAGTTCCCAATTCTTCAACTATTGTAGCAGTTCTACCCACAGTTGGACAAGCTAATGCATTAAGCCAGGGAAAGGCAATCCATGGTTACTCTTTAAGGAAAATGTTCAGTGACAGTGTTGTTGTTGGAACTGGTCTTTTGGATATGTATGCTAAATGCCATCATTTATCTTATGCCAGGAAGATTTTTGATCGGATGAAGCAAAAGAATGAGATATGTTGGACTGCTATGATTGGAGGATATGTTGCTTGTGATTTCATGACAAATGCATTGGCCCTTTTTGATGAGATGGTACATGTTTATGAGTTAAACCCTACACCAGTTACTCTTGCAAGCATACTTCGAGCTTGTGCTAAGCTTACTAATTTGAACAAAGGGCAAAGCTTACATTGTTACATGATTAAATCAAGGATGGACTTAGATACAACGGTAGGAAACTCACTCATATCAATGTATGCTAAGTGTGGGATGATGGAGGATGCAGTCGGATTTCTTGAGGAAATGACCTCAAAGGATACAGTTTCATATAGTGGTATCATGTCAGGATGTGTGCAAAATGGCCATGCTGAGAAGGCTTTACTTATTTTTCGCCAGATGCAGTTGTCTGGGTTTGAACCAGATTTGGCAACCATGATGGCCCTTCTACCAGCTTGTTCACATTTGGCTGCTCTACAACATGGGGCCTGTTGCCATGGATACTCAGTCATTCGGGGCTTCACGTCAGAGTCGTCCATCTGTAATGCCATTATTGACATGTACTCAAAGTGTGGAAAGATTCATATCAGCAGGAAAGTTTTTGATAGGATGCATAAACGGGATGTGGTTTCATGGAATACAATGATAATTGGTTATGGTATTCACGGGCAATGCACAGAGGCACTTTCTTTATTCCATGAGTCTCAGGTTTCAGGCTTGAAGCCAGATGATGTGACCTTTGTTGCTGTTTTATCTGCCTGCAGCCATTCAGGGCTTGTCAAGGAAGGGAAATATTGGTTTAATGCCATGAACCAAGAGTTCAGCATCACTCCAAGAATGGCACATTATATTTGCATGGTGGACCTTCTCGCCCGAGCAGGAAATTTGGATGAAGCATACATCTTTATTCAAAGGATGCCATTCGAGCCTGATGTTCGTGTATGGAGTTCATTGCTTGCTGCATGTAGGACCCACAGAAATATTGAAATGGGGGAAGAAGTGTCAAAGAGGATCCAGAAGCTGGGACCTGAAAGTACAGGAAACTTTGTTCTTATGTCAAACATCTATAGCTCTGTTGGGAGATGGGATGATGCAGCACAAATCAGAACAATACAACAGCATCAAGGTTACAAGAAAAGCCCAGGATGCAGTTGGGTTGAGGTCTCTGGCATAATCCATGGATTTATTGGCGGGGATCAATCTCATCCACAATCAGCatccataaataaaaaattacaggaGCTGCTAGTGCAAATGAAAAGGCTGGGATACAGTGCAGATTCTAATTTTGTTCTCCatgatgttgaagaagaggagaaagaacAGATTCTCCTATATCATAGTGAAAAAATAGCCATTGCATTTGGACTTCTTAATATCAGCCCCTCCAAGCCCATTCTAGTTACAAAAAATCTGAGAATTTGTGTTGACTGCCATTCTGCAATAAAGTTTATGGCACTCATAACAAATAGGGAGATAATAGTGAGAGATGCAAGTCGATTCCATCATTTTAAGAATGGCATATGCAATTGTGGGGATTTCTGGTGA